A region of uncultured Carboxylicivirga sp. DNA encodes the following proteins:
- a CDS encoding VOC family protein, with protein MDLKNNMIGWFEIPVNDLNRAINFYKEVFCIDEMHTQDFGEVQMAFFPWDEKVPGSPGGLVHYPTEYKPSESGVLIYFNSIAGDLNEELGRIEGAGGKVLMPKKLIADDIGYMALFLDTEGNRIALHSRI; from the coding sequence ATGGATCTCAAAAATAATATGATTGGATGGTTTGAAATTCCTGTTAATGATTTGAACCGTGCAATTAACTTTTATAAAGAGGTTTTTTGTATAGATGAAATGCATACACAGGATTTCGGAGAAGTTCAAATGGCCTTTTTTCCATGGGATGAAAAAGTTCCCGGTTCTCCCGGTGGTTTGGTTCATTATCCAACCGAATATAAACCATCTGAAAGTGGCGTTCTTATCTACTTTAATTCAATAGCCGGAGATTTAAATGAAGAACTAGGTAGAATAGAAGGGGCTGGAGGTAAAGTGTTAATGCCTAAAAAACTTATTGCGGATGATATAGGTTATATGGCTTTGTTTTTAGATACCGAAGGAAACAGAATTGCTCTTCATAGCCGTATATAA
- a CDS encoding polyamine aminopropyltransferase: MFKVRNKYSAILMAAIFATGFSGIIAEYLLSTLATYFLGDSILQWTMIVSTMMFSMGLGSRISKSFKTNLTEKFLILEFILSLVVSFAPMVVYTISAFTTSLAIFIYGFSIIIGTLIGMEIPLVMRINNEYESLRINISNVLEKDYYGSLIGGIFFVVLGLPFLGLTYLPFFLGTVNFGVAIGVYLMLNKLIAQQYKKYINTSIWIVTIVIISGVIFSDPIIKYGEQIKYKDKVVYSEQSQYQKIVITQWENDYWLYLNSNQQLCTMDEVMYHEPLVHPIMTLHSNPQKVLILGGGDGCAAREVLKYPMVESIRLVDLDPAMTKLGQENPILTNLNKGSMNDPKVEIINADGYHYLTHNKDFYDIIIIDLPDPRTVELGRLYSVEFYNVCYKHLRPEGMIITQAGSPYFATKAFKCILNTMREAGFNTIPLHNQVITLGEWGWSMGIKTERAINLKQKMQSLAFGNVETQWLNNEAMQLITSFGKDIFPGQSDSVKVNRIHDPVLYKYYLKGNWDLY, translated from the coding sequence ATGTTTAAAGTTCGAAATAAATACTCTGCCATTTTAATGGCAGCTATCTTTGCTACCGGCTTCAGTGGAATCATAGCCGAATATCTTCTGTCAACTCTGGCTACCTATTTTTTGGGTGATTCCATTTTGCAATGGACCATGATTGTGTCCACCATGATGTTTTCGATGGGTCTGGGAAGTCGTATTAGTAAATCATTTAAAACAAACCTCACAGAGAAGTTTCTAATACTGGAGTTCATCTTGTCATTAGTAGTTTCTTTTGCCCCTATGGTGGTTTATACCATCTCGGCATTCACAACTTCTTTAGCAATATTCATTTACGGTTTCTCTATCATCATTGGTACTTTAATTGGCATGGAGATTCCTTTGGTGATGCGAATCAACAATGAATATGAATCCCTTAGAATTAATATCTCAAACGTACTGGAAAAAGATTATTACGGGAGTCTGATTGGCGGAATCTTCTTTGTCGTTCTGGGACTACCATTCCTAGGCTTAACTTATCTTCCATTCTTTTTGGGAACCGTCAATTTTGGTGTTGCAATTGGTGTTTACCTGATGCTAAATAAACTGATTGCCCAACAGTATAAAAAATACATCAACACTTCCATTTGGATTGTGACCATTGTAATAATTTCGGGAGTTATCTTTTCCGACCCCATCATAAAATATGGTGAACAAATTAAGTATAAAGATAAAGTTGTTTATTCAGAACAAAGTCAATACCAAAAGATTGTCATAACACAATGGGAAAATGATTACTGGCTTTATCTGAACAGTAATCAACAGCTTTGTACCATGGATGAAGTAATGTATCACGAGCCCTTGGTGCATCCGATTATGACATTACATTCTAACCCGCAAAAAGTATTAATACTGGGTGGTGGAGATGGTTGTGCAGCTCGTGAAGTACTAAAATACCCAATGGTTGAAAGCATCCGGTTAGTTGATCTGGATCCTGCCATGACAAAATTAGGACAGGAAAATCCCATCTTAACTAATCTGAATAAAGGTTCGATGAATGATCCTAAAGTAGAAATCATCAATGCTGATGGATATCATTACCTGACTCACAACAAAGACTTTTACGACATAATAATTATCGACTTACCGGATCCCAGAACCGTGGAACTGGGAAGGTTATATTCAGTTGAATTTTACAATGTGTGTTATAAACATCTGCGCCCCGAAGGCATGATTATTACACAGGCAGGCAGTCCGTATTTCGCAACTAAAGCCTTTAAATGTATTTTAAACACAATGAGAGAAGCTGGTTTTAATACCATTCCATTACATAACCAGGTGATAACATTAGGTGAATGGGGCTGGTCAATGGGTATCAAAACAGAACGAGCCATTAACCTGAAGCAAAAAATGCAATCATTGGCTTTCGGCAATGTAGAAACACAATGGCTGAATAATGAGGCAATGCAACTAATAACCTCATTTGGTAAAGATATTTTTCCAGGGCAATCTGATTCAGTAAAAGTAAACAGAATACATGATCCGGTACTTTATAAATATTACTTAAAAGGTAACTGGGACTTATACTAA
- a CDS encoding FAD-dependent oxidoreductase — translation MNAQTEILIVGQGLAGTLVSFHLHKNHIKHLVVDTPQVGSASKVAAGLINPIGIKRMVKSWNVDLFLPYAHTLYSEMEEFLQTRFYYPVLMDKIYGEKDAEFWQHRMEAGELHNFINLNNNLPELPTGIETPYGYGQIKQGARLQIYDLLTAYRSFLIQSQMLIEDNFIDEDLVLSSDEIKWKGINAKKIIFCRGEKDSQSSLFDALNFRNTKGELLNVEITDLELKNILLKGIFIMPVEKDKFKIGATFEHEWNNLSPSKEKKEELLNSWKKISKLPLSIKDQLTGIRPTMHDRRPVIGFLPHQINIGIFNGLGSRGGLIAPLLAQQFVSSISETTDHLFKEVKVDRYFRNR, via the coding sequence ATGAACGCACAGACAGAAATTCTTATTGTTGGTCAGGGCCTGGCCGGAACATTAGTATCCTTTCACCTGCATAAAAATCACATCAAACACCTTGTAGTTGACACACCTCAAGTTGGCTCAGCATCTAAAGTAGCTGCTGGTTTAATTAATCCGATAGGGATCAAACGCATGGTTAAATCCTGGAATGTAGATTTATTTCTGCCATATGCCCACACCCTTTATTCTGAAATGGAGGAATTTCTTCAAACAAGGTTCTACTATCCTGTTTTGATGGATAAGATTTATGGTGAAAAAGATGCAGAATTCTGGCAACACAGAATGGAAGCCGGCGAACTTCATAATTTCATCAATCTTAATAACAACCTTCCGGAATTACCGACAGGTATTGAAACTCCTTATGGATATGGTCAGATTAAACAAGGTGCTCGTTTGCAAATTTATGATCTTCTGACAGCATACCGCAGCTTTCTGATTCAATCTCAAATGCTCATTGAAGACAATTTCATTGATGAAGATCTGGTGTTGAGTTCCGATGAGATAAAATGGAAGGGTATAAATGCAAAAAAAATAATCTTTTGCAGGGGAGAAAAAGACAGCCAGAGTTCACTCTTTGATGCTCTCAATTTCAGAAATACCAAAGGCGAATTATTAAATGTTGAGATAACTGATCTTGAACTCAAAAACATTCTTTTAAAGGGTATCTTTATAATGCCTGTGGAGAAAGACAAGTTTAAAATTGGAGCCACTTTTGAACATGAATGGAACAATCTTTCTCCTTCGAAAGAAAAGAAGGAAGAACTGCTCAATTCATGGAAAAAAATATCTAAACTCCCTTTGTCTATTAAGGATCAACTAACAGGTATAAGGCCCACTATGCATGATCGCAGACCCGTAATCGGATTTTTGCCTCATCAGATAAACATCGGAATTTTTAATGGTTTGGGCTCACGTGGCGGTTTAATAGCTCCACTTTTGGCACAACAGTTTGTATCATCAATATCCGAAACTACTGACCACCTATTTAAAGAAGTAAAAGTTGACCGATATTTCCGTAATCGATAA
- a CDS encoding PspA/IM30 family protein, with product MGIFNRIFNVGKAEAHAIVDKLEDPIKMTEQGIRDLKKDLDNSLQALAEVKAMSIRSKKDLNDSKSLAQSYEQKAILLIQKAEKGEIDVAEADRLATEALTKKEEALEAARRAQEEVNRFDHNIATLDKNVKKLKSTISSYENELRTLKARARVSSATQKINKQLSGIDSSGTVSMLEKMKEKVAQEEALSEAYGEISLENKSIDDEIDEVLSEKNVKASNSLEELKAKLKSKSE from the coding sequence ATGGGAATTTTCAACAGAATATTTAATGTAGGAAAAGCCGAAGCTCACGCCATAGTCGATAAATTGGAAGATCCAATAAAAATGACTGAGCAGGGCATTCGCGACCTTAAAAAAGATTTGGATAATAGTCTCCAGGCATTAGCTGAAGTAAAAGCAATGTCTATCAGAAGTAAAAAAGATTTAAACGACAGTAAGTCACTGGCTCAAAGCTACGAACAAAAAGCTATTCTTTTAATTCAGAAAGCCGAGAAAGGAGAAATCGATGTTGCCGAAGCTGATCGTTTGGCTACTGAAGCACTTACCAAAAAAGAAGAAGCTTTAGAAGCTGCCAGAAGAGCTCAGGAAGAAGTGAACCGTTTTGACCACAACATTGCAACACTTGATAAAAACGTTAAAAAACTAAAGAGCACCATTTCGAGTTACGAAAATGAATTGCGCACCCTTAAAGCCCGAGCACGGGTTAGCAGCGCCACACAAAAAATTAACAAACAATTAAGTGGCATTGATAGCTCAGGAACTGTTTCGATGCTTGAGAAGATGAAAGAAAAAGTTGCCCAGGAAGAGGCTCTATCTGAAGCTTACGGCGAGATTAGTCTTGAAAACAAGAGCATTGATGATGAAATTGATGAAGTTCTTTCTGAAAAAAATGTGAAAGCATCTAATTCACTGGAAGAGTTGAAGGCTAAGTTAAAAAGCAAAAGTGAATAA
- a CDS encoding DUF4178 domain-containing protein has product MGLFDIFKKKKESHYDSTNIRIQDLDVGFVFEYDLSTWVVETIMEYDWGNNYFTREFQISNGAETRFLGIEEDDELVISFMQKVKVRALKDDLTDTLIAHQQPPKKITYKGITYHMEKELPGYFHNITKGTEWEEFRSWDFEDATGEHLLCIEQWDEKEFEASIGKSIKPFEISNILPGEE; this is encoded by the coding sequence ATGGGATTATTTGATATTTTTAAAAAGAAGAAGGAATCGCATTACGATAGTACCAACATTCGGATTCAGGATCTGGATGTTGGATTCGTGTTTGAATACGATTTATCAACATGGGTTGTGGAAACCATAATGGAATACGATTGGGGAAATAATTATTTCACCCGCGAATTTCAGATTAGCAACGGGGCTGAGACCCGTTTTTTAGGCATAGAGGAAGATGACGAATTGGTAATTTCTTTTATGCAAAAGGTTAAGGTAAGAGCTCTAAAGGATGACCTCACCGATACCCTGATTGCCCATCAGCAACCACCAAAAAAAATAACCTATAAAGGCATCACCTATCATATGGAGAAAGAATTGCCCGGTTATTTTCATAATATCACTAAAGGAACCGAATGGGAAGAATTCCGCTCGTGGGACTTCGAAGACGCCACAGGCGAGCATCTTCTTTGTATTGAACAATGGGATGAGAAAGAATTTGAAGCCTCTATCGGGAAAAGTATAAAACCATTTGAAATATCAAATATTCTGCCGGGTGAAGAATAA
- the dnaJ gene encoding molecular chaperone DnaJ, with protein MSKRDYYEILEVSKNASAEEIKKAYRKKAIQYHPDKNQGDKAAEEKFKEAAEAYEVLSNAEKRQRYDQFGHAGVGGAAGGGFGGGMSMDDIFSHFGDIFGGGFGGFSGFGGFGGSSRGGRRVNKGSNLRVKVKLNLEEIANGAEKKIKVKKYIQCNSCSGTGAADSSSYSNCSTCHGSGQVTRISNTILGQMQTSSTCPTCGGDGKIITNKCTSCAGEGIVRDDEVISLNIPAGVEEGMQLSVSGKGNAARRGGVNGDLLVLIEEEKHPELVRDGNNLIYSLNISIPDAILGTPVEIPTVEGKVKVKIEPGTQPGKILRLRGKGLPEVNSYGRGDLLVQIQVFIPKNISKEDRKAVEKMQTSESFHPSNGTGESFFSRMKNMFE; from the coding sequence ATGTCAAAAAGAGATTATTACGAAATACTTGAGGTATCGAAAAATGCATCTGCGGAAGAAATAAAAAAAGCTTACCGTAAAAAAGCCATTCAATACCATCCGGACAAAAATCAGGGCGATAAAGCTGCTGAAGAGAAATTTAAAGAAGCAGCTGAAGCTTACGAGGTATTATCCAATGCCGAAAAACGTCAGCGCTACGACCAGTTTGGCCATGCCGGAGTTGGCGGTGCAGCCGGAGGAGGTTTTGGAGGAGGTATGTCTATGGACGATATTTTCTCTCACTTCGGAGATATCTTTGGTGGAGGATTTGGAGGCTTCAGTGGATTTGGAGGATTTGGTGGTTCGTCAAGAGGTGGCAGACGAGTAAACAAAGGCTCGAATCTACGAGTTAAGGTAAAACTTAACCTTGAAGAAATTGCCAATGGTGCTGAAAAGAAAATCAAAGTAAAAAAATACATTCAATGTAACTCTTGTTCGGGTACAGGAGCTGCTGATAGCTCATCATACAGTAACTGTTCTACCTGTCATGGATCTGGTCAGGTAACACGTATTTCCAACACTATTCTTGGACAAATGCAAACTTCATCTACCTGTCCAACCTGTGGAGGAGATGGAAAAATCATTACCAATAAATGTACTTCTTGTGCAGGAGAAGGTATTGTTCGTGATGATGAAGTGATTAGCTTAAATATTCCTGCAGGTGTAGAAGAAGGCATGCAACTTTCGGTTTCAGGTAAAGGAAATGCTGCTCGCCGGGGTGGAGTTAATGGAGATCTTCTCGTATTAATAGAAGAAGAAAAACACCCGGAACTGGTTCGTGATGGAAATAACCTTATTTACAGCCTTAACATTAGCATACCTGATGCAATTTTAGGTACTCCGGTTGAAATACCTACTGTAGAAGGTAAGGTTAAAGTTAAAATTGAACCAGGAACGCAACCCGGTAAGATTCTTCGATTAAGAGGAAAAGGTTTACCGGAAGTAAACAGTTACGGAAGAGGAGATTTACTTGTACAGATACAGGTATTTATTCCTAAAAACATATCTAAAGAAGACAGAAAAGCAGTTGAAAAAATGCAAACCTCTGAAAGCTTTCATCCATCGAATGGAACGGGAGAAAGTTTCTTTAGCAGAATGAAAAACATGTTTGAATAA
- a CDS encoding ion channel — protein MKKKAVLAIGFIVYLFLIYLISVIESKDPGANIQSITDALWYAIVTLTTVGYGDFYPVTPLGKVVGLFVILGSLGVIGYFIGEISSRINTYMEKKKNGFFGTKFEDHYLIIGWNDFGRKVADQIFPTGHNIAFVTNLKSDLELIKDLYPHDQCFAMFADYNNMEAYRKANIEKTKAVFINFNEDTETLVFVLNLKREFSNLNIIVNCTNPDLKETLINTGIQHVVSRSEVAARLVASYLFEPHVAEFTEDLISTSIKMEDQDIQQFKVTEQNPYKGLTYFDAFVNMKKEINVILIGLVIDNRVIKNPSDAQIIEKGQYLIIISLGQNKIQLEKLFGVKEGL, from the coding sequence ATGAAGAAAAAAGCAGTATTAGCAATTGGCTTTATTGTCTATCTCTTTTTAATCTATCTTATTTCAGTAATCGAAAGCAAAGATCCTGGTGCTAATATTCAGTCGATTACTGATGCCCTCTGGTATGCCATTGTAACCCTTACAACCGTTGGTTATGGCGACTTTTATCCCGTTACACCGCTTGGAAAGGTAGTGGGACTATTTGTAATTTTAGGTAGCCTGGGAGTTATAGGCTATTTTATTGGTGAAATCAGCAGTAGAATAAATACATATATGGAAAAGAAGAAGAACGGTTTTTTCGGAACAAAATTCGAAGATCATTATTTGATTATCGGTTGGAATGATTTTGGCAGAAAAGTAGCTGACCAAATCTTCCCAACAGGTCATAACATTGCGTTTGTCACCAACCTTAAAAGTGATTTGGAATTGATTAAAGATCTTTACCCGCATGATCAATGCTTTGCTATGTTTGCCGATTACAACAATATGGAGGCTTATCGAAAAGCCAATATTGAAAAAACCAAAGCTGTATTTATCAACTTTAATGAAGATACAGAAACTCTTGTCTTTGTATTAAACCTCAAAAGGGAGTTTTCTAACCTCAACATAATCGTTAATTGTACCAATCCCGATCTGAAAGAGACTTTGATCAATACAGGCATCCAACATGTAGTTTCGCGAAGCGAAGTTGCAGCACGACTTGTAGCAAGCTATTTATTCGAACCACATGTTGCTGAATTCACCGAAGACCTGATTTCTACAAGTATTAAAATGGAAGATCAGGACATTCAGCAATTTAAAGTGACCGAACAAAATCCATACAAGGGTTTGACATACTTTGACGCATTTGTCAATATGAAAAAAGAAATCAATGTCATCCTTATTGGTTTGGTTATTGACAATAGAGTGATAAAAAATCCTTCCGACGCACAAATCATTGAAAAAGGTCAGTATCTCATTATCATATCTCTTGGCCAAAATAAAATTCAACTTGAAAAATTATTTGGTGTAAAAGAAGGACTTTGA
- the hydF gene encoding [FeFe] hydrogenase H-cluster maturation GTPase HydF: MSRDRKPHIGIFGRRNNGKSSIINKLANQDIAIVSDIAGTTTDPVKKSFEISGFGPVVLIDTAGIDDIGELGELRIKKTTQVIQLIDLAILVVCNNEWDKHETDLIESFQKHEVPYILLHNKSDITEATEEWLQIARQQNAVEVMNFSAINSDINPLVRKIQQAIPESAYKTPTLVGDLISYGDIVLLITPLDIEAPEGRLILPQIQAIRDILDNDAVCIVLKEREVDSFLKKTGIKPALAITDSQIFLKADASVPKDIPLTGFSILLAHFKGDFESYLKGTPKIDDLKNGDRILLLESCSHHVACDDIGRVKIPRWISAYTGKNLHFDVVAGLDNIKRPIDDYSLVIQCGGCMITRKQLHNRLNLAKDAQIPITNYGMTIAYVQGIYERAVAPFLTNNKTIKPDYL, translated from the coding sequence ATGAGTAGAGATCGAAAGCCTCATATTGGTATTTTTGGCCGCAGAAACAATGGCAAAAGTTCTATAATTAATAAACTTGCTAATCAAGACATCGCAATTGTTTCTGATATAGCCGGAACAACAACCGATCCTGTAAAAAAATCATTTGAAATCAGTGGATTTGGTCCTGTGGTACTAATTGATACTGCTGGAATTGATGACATAGGTGAATTAGGTGAACTGAGAATCAAAAAAACAACTCAGGTCATTCAATTAATCGACCTTGCCATACTGGTCGTTTGCAATAACGAGTGGGACAAGCATGAAACGGATTTGATAGAGAGTTTTCAAAAACATGAGGTACCATATATACTTTTACACAATAAGAGTGATATTACTGAGGCTACAGAAGAGTGGTTGCAAATTGCCAGACAGCAGAATGCTGTTGAAGTAATGAATTTTTCTGCAATCAATTCAGACATTAATCCCTTAGTACGAAAAATTCAGCAAGCTATCCCTGAATCAGCCTATAAAACGCCTACTTTGGTTGGCGATCTTATTTCATATGGTGATATTGTTTTATTAATTACGCCATTAGATATTGAGGCCCCGGAAGGCAGATTAATACTACCACAGATTCAGGCCATCAGGGATATTCTGGATAATGATGCTGTTTGCATTGTTTTAAAGGAGAGAGAAGTAGATTCATTTTTAAAAAAGACAGGTATCAAACCCGCACTTGCTATTACCGATAGTCAGATTTTTTTAAAAGCAGATGCCTCGGTACCCAAAGATATCCCATTAACAGGATTCAGTATTTTATTGGCACATTTCAAAGGCGATTTTGAAAGCTACCTGAAAGGAACACCCAAAATTGATGATCTAAAGAACGGTGACAGAATTTTACTCCTGGAATCGTGCTCTCATCATGTTGCTTGCGATGATATTGGCCGGGTAAAAATCCCCAGATGGATATCTGCTTATACTGGTAAAAACCTACATTTTGATGTAGTAGCCGGACTCGATAACATAAAAAGACCAATTGATGACTATTCATTGGTGATACAATGTGGAGGATGCATGATTACCCGAAAACAATTACATAACAGATTAAATCTGGCTAAAGACGCACAAATACCTATTACTAACTATGGCATGACAATTGCCTATGTTCAGGGAATTTATGAGCGTGCTGTGGCACCATTCCTAACCAATAATAAAACAATTAAACCCGACTATTTATAG
- a CDS encoding DUF350 domain-containing protein: MTLSYYSNILYDAVLYIAVGFAIFFIGKMVYQLVNKGFNVKEELVEKDNLAFSFAHVGYFIGLLAAIGSAIVGPSRGLLLDIQDIAIYGILAIVLLNISIWLNDKIILSKFSVKKEIIEDRNSGTGVIEGAISVASGLIIFGAVTGESGTLLEGITSAVVFWFAGQIALFITAAVYQLITPYDVHEHIEKDNVAVGVGFAGALIAIANLIRHALMGDFEGWAYTFTEAGFELALGILLLPVMRFLTDKILLPGQRLTDEIINQEKPNVGAAIIEAFAYIGGSIMITWCI, translated from the coding sequence ATGACTTTATCATACTATTCAAACATCTTATATGATGCTGTATTATACATTGCTGTTGGCTTTGCAATTTTCTTCATTGGGAAAATGGTTTACCAACTGGTTAATAAAGGTTTTAATGTAAAGGAAGAACTTGTTGAAAAAGATAACCTGGCATTCTCCTTTGCCCATGTTGGTTATTTTATCGGATTATTAGCTGCCATTGGAAGTGCTATAGTTGGTCCGTCAAGAGGTTTACTGCTCGACATTCAGGATATTGCCATATATGGCATCCTGGCCATCGTTCTTTTAAATATATCTATCTGGCTAAACGATAAGATAATATTGAGTAAATTCTCTGTTAAGAAAGAAATTATTGAAGACAGAAATTCAGGTACCGGTGTTATTGAAGGTGCCATTTCAGTCGCTTCAGGTTTGATTATCTTTGGAGCCGTTACTGGCGAAAGTGGAACGCTACTTGAAGGTATAACGTCAGCTGTGGTATTCTGGTTTGCCGGACAAATTGCCTTATTTATAACTGCAGCTGTTTACCAGCTTATAACACCTTACGATGTTCACGAACACATTGAAAAAGACAACGTAGCTGTTGGTGTTGGCTTCGCCGGAGCATTGATAGCTATCGCTAATCTTATTCGTCATGCATTAATGGGTGATTTTGAAGGCTGGGCATACACCTTTACCGAAGCAGGTTTTGAATTGGCTTTAGGAATATTGCTTTTACCTGTTATGCGCTTTTTAACTGACAAGATCCTTTTACCGGGTCAGCGCCTTACGGATGAAATTATTAACCAGGAAAAACCAAATGTTGGTGCTGCCATTATTGAAGCATTCGCTTATATTGGTGGATCTATTATGATTACCTGGTGTATCTGA
- a CDS encoding YbjN domain-containing protein — MSEHFNKVRDFLLDLEYHIVSEDAVEELFVVEKEEDGISNLIVDCEDSILIIEGLLFELEKGSEDIYKSLLVMNRQIVHGAFVLDEEGKKVIFRDTLQLENLDLNELEGSLNSLKLLLSEYSDQLIEFSKA; from the coding sequence ATGAGTGAACATTTTAACAAGGTTAGAGACTTCCTCCTTGACCTTGAATACCACATTGTGTCGGAAGACGCCGTGGAAGAATTATTTGTCGTTGAAAAAGAAGAAGACGGCATTTCAAATTTAATAGTCGATTGTGAAGATTCAATCCTGATTATCGAAGGACTACTTTTTGAACTGGAAAAAGGTTCAGAAGATATTTATAAATCACTTCTGGTGATGAATCGTCAAATTGTACATGGTGCCTTTGTTTTAGACGAAGAAGGTAAAAAAGTAATTTTCCGCGATACCCTTCAGCTCGAAAATCTGGACTTAAATGAGTTGGAAGGAAGTCTGAATTCTCTTAAACTTTTATTATCAGAGTATTCCGATCAGTTAATCGAATTTTCAAAAGCTTAA
- a CDS encoding S-adenosylmethionine decarboxylase — protein MTKINAVELPPKIYNIKGWINQTNPIELKKSFDHTLIKSGFNVLNYTDQEFPLNGFTAFWLLAESHLAVHTFSKSGWSYIELSSCNKEKAVNFINLCKQSSVSYQWENEVEELSCETELTIH, from the coding sequence ATGACAAAAATAAATGCAGTTGAACTGCCACCAAAAATATATAATATTAAAGGATGGATAAATCAAACCAATCCAATAGAACTCAAAAAAAGCTTTGATCATACTTTGATTAAAAGCGGATTTAATGTTCTCAATTATACCGATCAGGAGTTTCCGCTTAATGGTTTCACAGCTTTTTGGTTACTGGCCGAATCTCATTTGGCAGTTCACACTTTCTCCAAAAGTGGATGGTCGTATATTGAACTCAGCAGCTGTAACAAAGAAAAAGCCGTGAATTTTATAAATTTATGCAAGCAAAGCTCAGTTAGTTATCAGTGGGAGAATGAAGTTGAAGAATTGAGTTGTGAAACTGAACTAACAATACATTAG
- a CDS encoding HAMP domain-containing sensor histidine kinase gives MIKKLAKQIPYEARLSATFLLIGVIWLLVSDQTALALFKSESILVKVFIYKEWAFVIMCTVVIFYLTKHLIKKINKANAKAKKHESLQTEFIKNISHELRTPMNAIIGFSELTMSLENTDDETKEYLKIIEKSSKELLTVVTDLIDTSLLTSGAMTLNNSHFEIQPFIKSVYSYFYPVMNENVRLVLSHQEVPDNYQIISDEEKLRRVFHNLMNNAIKYTYKGKIQIGFELSQTEITFFVEDTGVGIKQELHKSLFKKFKQIEIERLNHSGGSGLGLSICKEMIELLNGKIWLESLPGKGSTFFFSIPIQ, from the coding sequence ATGATTAAAAAGTTAGCTAAACAAATTCCATACGAGGCAAGGCTATCTGCAACCTTTCTGTTAATAGGAGTAATTTGGCTTTTGGTTTCAGACCAAACTGCTTTAGCTCTGTTTAAGAGTGAATCCATTCTTGTTAAAGTATTTATATACAAGGAATGGGCATTCGTAATCATGTGTACGGTAGTTATTTTTTACCTAACAAAACACTTGATTAAAAAAATCAATAAGGCTAACGCCAAAGCAAAAAAACATGAAAGTCTTCAGACAGAATTTATAAAAAACATTTCGCATGAACTTCGTACCCCGATGAACGCCATTATTGGCTTCTCTGAACTTACGATGTCGCTCGAGAATACAGATGATGAAACAAAGGAATACCTGAAAATAATTGAAAAAAGTTCAAAAGAACTATTAACCGTTGTCACCGATCTTATTGACACTTCGTTGCTCACTTCTGGTGCAATGACATTAAATAATTCACATTTTGAGATTCAACCATTTATCAAATCTGTCTACAGTTATTTTTATCCTGTGATGAACGAAAATGTCAGACTTGTTTTATCTCACCAGGAAGTACCGGATAATTATCAAATAATTTCAGATGAAGAAAAACTCAGAAGGGTATTCCATAACCTGATGAACAATGCTATTAAATACACCTATAAAGGAAAAATACAGATTGGCTTTGAACTAAGCCAAACAGAAATAACTTTTTTTGTAGAAGATACAGGAGTTGGAATAAAACAAGAATTGCATAAAAGTCTTTTTAAGAAATTCAAACAGATTGAAATTGAAAGACTGAATCATTCCGGTGGAAGTGGTTTGGGATTATCTATCTGTAAGGAAATGATTGAACTGTTAAATGGTAAAATTTGGCTTGAATCATTACCCGGAAAAGGAAGTACATTCTTTTTCTCTATTCCTATTCAATAA